One genomic segment of Mycolicibacterium chubuense NBB4 includes these proteins:
- the mtr gene encoding mycothione reductase, whose protein sequence is MADFDIAIIGTGSGNTILDERYVDKRVAIAESGVFGGTCLNVGCIPTKMFVYAAGVAEQIRESPRFGVDGRIDSVRWSDIVSRVFGRIDPLATGGEHYRRSSPNVEVFAGHTRFAAATDDGYRLRTDDGAEFTADQVVIAAGARATVPPAIADCGVRYHTSDTIMRISDLPEHLVIVGGGFVAAEFAHVFSSLGSRVTIVLRGTTMLSHCDDTVCERFTDIAGKKWEIRSRRNVVGGSSDDSGVTLELDDGSTLRGDALLVATGRIPNGDRLDAHHAGVQVRDGLVLVDEYQRTTARNIFALGDVSSPYQLKHVANHEARVVKHNLLQDWDDTENLMPANHRHVPSAVFTEPQIACVGLTENEARAAGHRIRSKVQDYGDVAYGWAMEDSTGFAKLIVDDDTGLLLGAHIMGHQASSIIQPIIQAMAFDLPAQDMARGQYWIHPALPEVVENALLTLCGEPPWPPSRRH, encoded by the coding sequence ATGGCTGACTTCGACATCGCGATCATCGGAACCGGTTCCGGGAACACGATCCTCGACGAGCGCTACGTCGACAAGCGGGTGGCGATCGCCGAGTCCGGTGTCTTCGGCGGCACCTGCCTCAACGTGGGCTGCATCCCCACCAAGATGTTCGTCTACGCCGCCGGCGTGGCCGAACAGATCCGCGAGTCCCCCCGGTTCGGGGTCGACGGCCGCATCGACTCGGTCCGCTGGTCGGACATCGTCTCGCGCGTGTTCGGCCGCATCGACCCGCTGGCGACCGGGGGCGAGCACTACCGGCGGTCGTCGCCGAACGTCGAGGTGTTTGCCGGCCACACCAGGTTCGCCGCCGCGACCGACGACGGCTACCGGCTGCGGACCGACGACGGCGCGGAGTTCACCGCCGATCAGGTGGTCATCGCCGCGGGCGCCCGGGCGACCGTGCCGCCGGCGATCGCCGACTGCGGGGTGCGGTATCACACCAGCGACACCATCATGCGGATCTCGGATCTGCCCGAGCACCTCGTGATCGTCGGCGGCGGCTTCGTCGCGGCGGAGTTCGCCCACGTCTTCTCGTCTCTCGGGTCGCGCGTGACGATCGTGCTGCGCGGCACCACGATGCTGTCGCACTGCGACGACACGGTCTGCGAACGCTTCACCGACATCGCGGGGAAGAAGTGGGAGATCCGCAGCCGCCGCAACGTCGTCGGCGGCAGTTCGGACGACTCGGGGGTGACGCTGGAGCTCGACGACGGTTCGACGCTGCGCGGCGACGCGCTGCTGGTCGCCACCGGCCGCATCCCCAACGGCGACAGACTCGACGCGCACCACGCCGGGGTTCAGGTCCGCGACGGGCTGGTCCTGGTCGACGAATACCAGCGCACCACGGCGCGCAACATCTTCGCGCTCGGCGACGTCAGCTCGCCCTACCAGCTCAAGCACGTCGCCAACCACGAAGCACGCGTGGTCAAACACAATCTGCTGCAGGACTGGGACGACACCGAGAACCTGATGCCGGCCAATCACCGTCACGTGCCGTCTGCGGTGTTCACCGAACCGCAGATCGCCTGCGTCGGGCTGACCGAGAACGAAGCGCGCGCCGCGGGTCACCGCATCCGGTCCAAGGTGCAGGACTACGGCGACGTGGCCTACGGCTGGGCGATGGAGGACTCGACCGGATTCGCCAAGCTGATCGTCGACGACGACACCGGGTTGCTCCTCGGCGCCCACATCATGGGCCATCAGGCGTCGTCGATCATCCAGCCGATCATCCAGGCGATGGCGTTCGACCTGCCTGCCCAGGACATGGCCCGCGGCCAGTACTGGATCCACCCGGCGCTGCCCGAGGTCGTCGAGAACGCGCTGCTGACGCTGTGCGGCGAACCGCCCTGGCCGCCGTCCCGGCGGCATTGA
- a CDS encoding alpha/beta hydrolase, with amino-acid sequence MSGWEPDVLPGYWQRTFALGPDPDGEGDLEATLVRRGGPGDGADAAARHAVLMVHGFTDYFFNTELADHFDARGFAFYALDLHKCGRSHREGQTPHFTTDLARYDAELEQALAVITQASPARVLVYGHSAGGLVVSLWLDRLRGRADAAGHPSVSGLILNSPWLDLQGPAILRSAPTSAVLRAMGRLRKRSVVRRPSQGGYGTTLHSDYAGEFDYDLTWKPVGGFPVTFGWIHAIRRGQARLHRGLDVGVPNLILRSDRSVREVADPDLIQRGDAVLDVAQIARWAGCIGNRTTVAPIVDAKHDVFLSVPESRRAAYAELDRWLDWYLTNESERHG; translated from the coding sequence GTGTCTGGATGGGAGCCCGACGTTCTACCCGGATACTGGCAACGCACCTTCGCCCTGGGCCCCGATCCCGACGGCGAAGGCGATCTGGAGGCGACGCTGGTGCGCCGCGGCGGCCCCGGCGATGGGGCCGATGCGGCGGCCCGCCACGCGGTGCTGATGGTGCACGGGTTCACCGACTATTTCTTCAACACCGAGCTCGCCGACCACTTCGACGCCCGCGGCTTCGCGTTCTACGCCCTCGACCTGCACAAATGCGGGCGCTCGCACCGCGAGGGGCAGACCCCGCACTTCACCACCGATCTCGCCCGCTACGACGCGGAACTCGAGCAGGCGCTCGCGGTGATCACGCAGGCATCCCCGGCGCGCGTCCTGGTCTACGGTCATTCCGCCGGCGGCCTGGTGGTGTCGCTGTGGCTGGACCGGCTGCGCGGGCGTGCGGATGCGGCGGGCCACCCGAGCGTGTCGGGGCTGATCCTCAACAGCCCGTGGCTGGATCTGCAAGGCCCCGCCATCCTGCGGTCGGCCCCCACGTCGGCGGTGCTGCGCGCGATGGGCCGGCTGCGCAAGCGCTCGGTGGTGCGCCGGCCCAGCCAGGGCGGCTACGGCACCACGCTGCACAGCGACTACGCCGGCGAGTTCGACTACGACCTCACCTGGAAACCGGTGGGCGGCTTCCCGGTCACCTTCGGCTGGATCCACGCGATCCGGCGCGGCCAGGCGCGTCTGCACCGCGGCCTGGACGTCGGGGTGCCCAACCTGATCCTGCGGTCGGACCGCAGCGTGCGGGAGGTCGCCGACCCCGACCTGATCCAGCGGGGAGACGCCGTGCTCGACGTCGCGCAGATCGCGCGCTGGGCCGGGTGCATCGGCAACCGGACGACGGTCGCGCCGATCGTCGACGCCAAGCACGACGTGTTCCTGTCCGTGCCCGAATCGCGGCGCGCGGCGTATGCCGAGCTCGATCGGTGGCTCGACTGGTATCTGACGAACGAGAGTGAACGGCATGGCTGA
- the mqo gene encoding malate dehydrogenase (quinone), translating into MELASEAEKTDVLLVGAGIMSATLSALLRLVEPNWSMTLVERLDGAAAESSDPWNNAGTGHSALCELNYTPARPDGTIDIAKAVNVNEQFQVSRQFWTYAVENGVLPDVRSFLNPIPHVSFVQGADNVEYLRRRYEALVTNPLFATMEFIDDRDEFVRRLPLMADKRDFSEPVGLNWTQDGTDVDFGSLSRQLIGFGAKQGMATLFGHDVTDLSQNSDGRWTVKVVNRRTGQKRAFNAGFVFVGAGGGALPLLQKAGIKEAKGFGGFPVGGQWLRSGNPDLTARHQAKVYGLPPLGAPPMSVPHLDTRVINGRSWLLFGPFAGWSPKFLKQGKVTDLPFSVKPNNLVSMLGVGLTEMGLLRYLIGQLLLSESARVDALREFAPSAKDSDWELDIAGQRVQVIRKAKGKGGVLEFGTTVLSAADGSIAGLLGASPGASTAVPAMLDVMSRCFSDRYQSWLPTLKAIVPSLGTELSKEPKLFEEIWARGTEVLQLDRPAGGVPSSAAATV; encoded by the coding sequence ATGGAGTTGGCGTCTGAAGCAGAGAAGACCGACGTCCTGCTGGTGGGGGCGGGCATCATGAGCGCCACCCTGTCCGCGTTGCTGCGGTTGGTGGAACCGAACTGGTCGATGACGTTGGTCGAGCGCCTCGACGGCGCCGCCGCCGAGAGCAGCGATCCGTGGAACAACGCGGGTACCGGTCACTCCGCTCTGTGTGAGCTCAACTACACCCCGGCGCGTCCGGACGGCACGATCGACATCGCCAAGGCGGTGAACGTCAACGAGCAGTTCCAGGTTTCGCGCCAGTTCTGGACGTACGCCGTCGAGAACGGCGTGCTGCCGGACGTCCGCAGCTTCCTCAACCCCATCCCGCACGTGAGCTTCGTGCAGGGCGCCGACAACGTCGAGTATCTGCGGCGCCGGTACGAGGCGCTGGTCACCAACCCGCTGTTCGCGACGATGGAGTTCATCGACGACCGCGACGAGTTCGTGCGCCGGCTGCCGCTGATGGCCGACAAGCGCGACTTCTCCGAGCCGGTGGGCCTGAACTGGACGCAGGACGGCACCGACGTCGACTTCGGTTCGCTGTCGCGCCAGCTGATCGGCTTCGGCGCCAAGCAGGGGATGGCGACGCTGTTCGGTCACGACGTCACCGACCTGAGCCAGAACTCCGACGGCAGGTGGACCGTCAAGGTCGTCAACCGGCGCACCGGTCAGAAGCGCGCGTTCAACGCCGGATTCGTTTTCGTCGGTGCCGGCGGTGGCGCCCTGCCGCTGCTGCAGAAGGCGGGCATCAAGGAGGCCAAGGGCTTCGGCGGGTTCCCCGTCGGCGGGCAGTGGTTGCGCAGCGGAAACCCGGACCTGACCGCCCGCCACCAAGCCAAGGTGTACGGGTTGCCGCCGCTGGGCGCACCGCCGATGTCGGTGCCGCACCTGGACACGCGCGTCATCAACGGCAGGTCCTGGTTGCTGTTCGGGCCGTTCGCGGGCTGGTCGCCGAAATTCCTCAAGCAGGGCAAGGTCACCGACCTCCCGTTCTCGGTCAAGCCGAACAACCTGGTGTCGATGCTCGGCGTGGGACTGACCGAGATGGGCCTGCTGCGCTACCTCATCGGTCAGCTGCTGCTGAGCGAATCCGCACGCGTCGATGCGCTTCGCGAATTCGCGCCGAGCGCAAAGGATTCCGACTGGGAACTCGACATCGCCGGCCAGCGCGTGCAGGTGATCCGCAAGGCCAAGGGCAAGGGCGGAGTGCTCGAGTTCGGCACCACCGTGCTCTCGGCGGCCGACGGCAGCATCGCGGGGCTGCTCGGTGCGTCGCCGGGGGCGTCGACGGCGGTGCCCGCGATGCTCGACGTGATGTCGCGCTGCTTCTCCGACCGTTACCAGAGCTGGCTGCCGACGCTCAAGGCGATCGTGCCGTCGCTGGGCACCGAACTGTCCAAGGAGCCCAAGCTCTTCGAAGAGATCTGGGCGCGCGGCACCGAGGTGCTCCAGCTCGACCGGCCGGCCGGCGGCGTGCCCTCCTCGGCCGCGGCGACCGTTTGA
- a CDS encoding GNAT family N-acetyltransferase, with translation MTVALRRSWAKDLDAATLYELLKLRVEVFVVEQATPYPELDGRDLLAETRHFWLETAEGQVISTLRLMEEHPAGQKAFRIGRVCTKRSVRGCGHAARLVQAALAEVGDYPCHINAQTYLAQMYGRLGFVRDGDEFLDDGIPHVPLVKP, from the coding sequence ATGACAGTCGCGCTGCGCCGCAGCTGGGCCAAGGACCTCGACGCCGCGACCCTCTACGAACTGCTCAAGCTGCGCGTCGAGGTGTTCGTCGTCGAGCAGGCCACCCCCTACCCGGAACTCGACGGCCGCGACCTGCTCGCCGAGACACGCCATTTCTGGCTGGAAACTGCTGAGGGTCAAGTGATTTCGACACTACGTCTGATGGAGGAGCATCCGGCCGGGCAGAAGGCCTTCCGGATCGGCCGGGTGTGCACCAAGCGCAGCGTCCGCGGGTGCGGACACGCCGCGCGGCTGGTGCAGGCCGCACTGGCCGAAGTCGGTGACTACCCCTGCCACATCAACGCGCAGACCTATCTCGCACAGATGTACGGCCGGCTCGGCTTCGTCCGCGACGGCGACGAGTTCCTCGACGACGGAATCCCGCATGTGCCGCTGGTGAAACCGTGA
- a CDS encoding magnesium chelatase subunit D family protein, which translates to MTAVGSAEALYPFSALVGHDRLRLALLLCAVRPDIGGVLIRGEKGTAKSTAVRGLAHVLSEAFRASGDDGGQLVELPIGATEDRVVGSLDLQKVLRDGEHAFSPGLLARAHRGVLYVDEVNLLHDHLVDVLLDAAAMGRVHIERDGVSHSHEARFVLIGTMNPEEGELRPQLLDRFGLTVDVAASRDVDVRAEVIRQRLAFEADPAAFAQRYAEADAQVAARIAEARALLPDVVLPDKELRRIAALCAAFDVDGMRADLVVARTAVAHAAWRGSLTVEEDDIRVAAELALPHRRRRDPFDDPGLDPDRLDDAMQQAGESAENSPEPEPEPDPPGGGQSSSDELADNAVPQRNSPPPSRPSAPPAQPFRTRALVVPGVGEGAPGRRSRARNRTGTVVSATADTASGHGLHVFATLLAAAGRQADAGRVRPAPDDVRRAIREGREGNLVVFVVDASGSMAARDRMSAVSGATLSLLRDAYQRRDKVAVITFRGQDARVLLPPTSSVYIASRRLTRFDTGGRTPLAQGLLAARDMVVRERTRDRARRSLVVVLTDGRATGGPDALGRTRVAAARLVAEGVAAVVVDCETSYVRLGLADDLARHLNAPSVRLDALRAEQLTALVKVQADRGAA; encoded by the coding sequence GTGACCGCGGTGGGTTCCGCCGAGGCGCTCTACCCCTTCAGCGCGCTGGTGGGCCACGACCGGCTGCGACTGGCGCTGCTGCTGTGCGCGGTGCGGCCCGACATCGGCGGCGTGCTCATCCGCGGCGAGAAGGGCACCGCCAAGTCCACCGCCGTGCGCGGTCTCGCCCACGTGCTCTCCGAGGCCTTCAGGGCATCCGGCGATGACGGCGGCCAGCTGGTGGAACTGCCGATCGGCGCCACCGAGGACCGGGTGGTCGGATCGCTGGACCTGCAGAAGGTGCTGCGCGACGGCGAGCACGCCTTCTCACCGGGCCTGCTCGCCCGTGCGCACCGCGGCGTGCTGTACGTCGACGAGGTGAACCTGCTGCACGACCACCTGGTCGACGTGCTGCTGGACGCCGCGGCCATGGGCCGCGTGCACATCGAACGCGACGGCGTCTCCCACAGCCACGAGGCGCGATTCGTGCTGATCGGCACGATGAATCCCGAGGAGGGGGAGTTGCGGCCGCAGCTCCTCGACCGGTTCGGCCTCACCGTCGACGTCGCGGCCTCCCGCGACGTCGACGTCCGCGCCGAGGTGATCCGCCAGCGCCTGGCCTTCGAAGCCGACCCCGCCGCCTTCGCGCAGCGCTACGCCGAGGCGGACGCACAGGTGGCCGCCCGCATCGCCGAAGCGCGCGCTCTGCTCCCCGATGTGGTGCTGCCGGACAAGGAGTTACGCCGGATCGCGGCGCTGTGCGCCGCGTTCGACGTCGACGGGATGCGGGCGGACCTGGTGGTCGCGCGAACCGCGGTGGCGCACGCGGCGTGGCGGGGATCGCTGACCGTCGAAGAAGACGACATCCGTGTCGCGGCCGAACTCGCACTGCCGCACCGGCGCCGTCGCGACCCGTTCGACGACCCCGGTCTGGATCCCGACCGGCTCGACGACGCCATGCAGCAGGCCGGCGAGTCCGCCGAGAACAGCCCCGAGCCGGAGCCGGAGCCCGATCCGCCGGGCGGTGGCCAGTCGTCATCCGACGAGCTCGCCGACAACGCTGTCCCGCAACGGAATTCGCCGCCGCCGAGCCGGCCCAGCGCCCCGCCGGCGCAGCCCTTCCGGACCAGGGCGCTGGTCGTTCCCGGTGTCGGGGAGGGTGCGCCCGGACGCCGCTCGCGGGCACGCAACCGCACCGGCACGGTCGTCTCGGCCACCGCCGACACCGCCTCCGGCCACGGCCTCCACGTGTTCGCGACGCTGCTGGCCGCGGCCGGACGGCAGGCTGATGCGGGCCGGGTGCGGCCGGCCCCCGACGACGTTCGCCGGGCGATTCGCGAAGGGCGCGAGGGAAATCTGGTCGTCTTCGTCGTCGACGCCTCGGGTTCGATGGCCGCCCGCGACCGGATGTCGGCGGTCAGCGGGGCGACGCTGTCGCTGCTGCGAGACGCCTACCAGCGCCGGGACAAGGTCGCGGTGATCACGTTCCGCGGCCAGGACGCGAGGGTGCTGCTGCCGCCGACGTCGTCGGTGTACATCGCGAGCCGCCGGCTGACGCGGTTCGACACCGGGGGCAGGACCCCGCTGGCACAGGGCCTGCTGGCGGCCCGCGACATGGTCGTGCGGGAACGCACCCGCGACCGCGCCCGCCGCAGCCTGGTGGTGGTGCTCACCGACGGGCGCGCGACCGGCGGACCCGACGCGCTCGGACGGACCCGCGTCGCCGCCGCCCGGCTGGTGGCCGAAGGCGTCGCCGCGGTAGTCGTCGACTGCGAAACCTCCTATGTGCGCCTGGGTTTGGCCGACGATCTGGCTCGGCACCTGAATGCCCCCTCGGTCCGGCTGGATGCACTGCGCGCCGAGCAGCTGACCGCGCTGGTCAAGGTCCAGGCGGACCGCGGCGCGGCCTGA
- the cobO gene encoding cob(I)yrinic acid a,c-diamide adenosyltransferase, with protein MPQGQPVAVPRDGLTTRARRNAPLLAVHTGPGKGKSTAAFGMALRAWNQGFDIGVFQFVKSAKWKVGEETAFRELGRAHDERGIGGPVEWHKMGSGWSWSRKAGTEDDHAAAAAEGWAEIARRLADERHDFYVLDEFTYPLKWGWVDVDEVVDVLTSRPGTQHVVITGRDAPAALCEAADLVTEMTKVKHPMDAGRKGQKGIEW; from the coding sequence ATGCCTCAGGGACAACCGGTGGCCGTGCCCCGTGACGGGCTGACGACACGGGCACGGCGCAACGCCCCGCTGCTGGCCGTGCACACCGGGCCGGGCAAGGGCAAGTCCACGGCCGCGTTCGGCATGGCGCTGCGGGCCTGGAATCAGGGGTTCGACATCGGCGTGTTCCAGTTCGTCAAGAGTGCGAAGTGGAAGGTCGGCGAGGAGACCGCGTTTCGCGAACTCGGCCGCGCCCACGACGAGCGCGGCATCGGTGGACCGGTCGAGTGGCACAAGATGGGCTCGGGCTGGTCGTGGTCGCGCAAGGCCGGCACCGAGGACGACCACGCGGCCGCGGCGGCCGAGGGCTGGGCCGAGATCGCGCGACGACTCGCCGACGAGCGCCACGACTTCTACGTGCTCGACGAATTCACCTATCCGCTGAAGTGGGGCTGGGTGGACGTCGACGAGGTGGTCGACGTGCTGACCTCGCGACCGGGCACCCAGCACGTCGTGATCACCGGGCGCGACGCGCCTGCGGCGCTGTGTGAGGCCGCGGACCTGGTCACCGAGATGACCAAGGTCAAGCATCCGATGGATGCGGGGCGCAAGGGCCAGAAGGGGATCGAGTGGTGA
- a CDS encoding cobyrinate a,c-diamide synthase, with translation MSTPAVVIAAPASGSGKTTLATGLMGALCRAGHRVAPFKVGPDFIDPGYHALAAGRPGRNLDPVLVGEPLIGPLYRHGSDDADIAVVEGVMGLFDGRIGDTATGAARGSTAQVASLLGAPVVLVVDARGQSHSVAALLHGFATFDPGVRLAGVILNRVGSPRHETVLRQACEQAGVTVLGSIPRSDELAVPSRHLGLVTAVEHGRRAGAAVEAMTELAARHVDLNAVMSLADSRVSDPPWTPQRCEPVAEAVTVALAAGRAFTFGYSEHAELLRAAGADVVAFDPLNDPLPAEAAALVLPGGFPEEFGTELSANDAVRGQIRALAGRGAPIHAECAGLTYLVDDLDGHPMCGVLAGSARFTDTLTLGYRDAVAVADSSLHALGDRTVGHEFHRTTVRFVGERQAAWRYAGRGGAAVDDGAVHRGVHAAYLHTHPAAHPNAVARFVAAAATSKLAG, from the coding sequence GTGAGCACGCCTGCCGTCGTGATCGCCGCGCCGGCCTCGGGTAGCGGCAAGACCACGCTGGCGACCGGGCTGATGGGCGCGCTGTGCAGGGCCGGGCACCGGGTCGCGCCGTTCAAGGTCGGCCCCGACTTCATCGATCCCGGCTACCACGCCCTGGCCGCCGGCCGCCCCGGCCGCAACCTCGACCCGGTCCTCGTCGGCGAGCCGCTGATCGGCCCGCTGTACCGGCACGGCAGCGACGACGCCGACATCGCCGTCGTCGAGGGCGTCATGGGGTTGTTCGACGGCCGCATCGGCGACACCGCCACCGGAGCCGCTCGCGGCAGCACCGCCCAGGTGGCCTCGCTGCTCGGCGCGCCCGTCGTCCTCGTCGTCGACGCCCGCGGCCAGAGCCACAGCGTCGCGGCACTGCTGCACGGATTCGCCACCTTCGATCCGGGCGTGCGCCTGGCCGGGGTGATCCTGAACCGGGTGGGTTCGCCGCGGCACGAGACGGTCCTTCGTCAGGCGTGCGAGCAGGCGGGCGTCACCGTGCTCGGGTCGATCCCGCGGTCCGACGAGCTGGCCGTCCCGTCGCGGCACCTCGGGCTGGTGACCGCCGTGGAACACGGCCGCCGCGCGGGAGCGGCGGTCGAGGCGATGACGGAGTTGGCGGCCCGCCACGTCGACCTCAACGCCGTGATGTCGCTCGCGGACAGCCGGGTGAGCGATCCGCCGTGGACGCCGCAGCGGTGCGAACCCGTGGCCGAGGCGGTGACCGTCGCGCTGGCCGCCGGACGCGCCTTCACCTTCGGCTACAGCGAGCACGCCGAACTGCTGCGCGCCGCAGGCGCGGACGTCGTCGCCTTCGACCCCCTGAACGACCCGCTGCCCGCCGAGGCGGCCGCGCTGGTGCTGCCCGGCGGTTTCCCCGAGGAGTTCGGCACCGAGCTGTCGGCCAACGACGCCGTGCGCGGGCAGATCCGCGCGCTCGCCGGCCGCGGCGCTCCCATCCACGCCGAATGTGCGGGGCTGACCTACCTCGTGGACGACCTCGACGGGCACCCGATGTGTGGAGTGCTCGCCGGGTCGGCCCGGTTCACCGACACGCTCACCCTCGGGTACCGCGACGCGGTCGCGGTGGCCGATTCGTCGTTGCACGCCCTCGGTGATCGCACGGTCGGGCACGAGTTCCACCGCACCACGGTGCGATTCGTGGGCGAGCGGCAGGCGGCGTGGCGCTACGCGGGCCGCGGCGGCGCGGCCGTCGACGACGGCGCCGTCCACCGTGGCGTGCACGCGGCCTATCTGCACACCCATCCGGCGGCTCATCCGAACGCGGTCGCCCGCTTCGTCGCCGCCGCCGCAACCTCTAAGCTCGCCGGGTGA
- the cobA gene encoding uroporphyrinogen-III C-methyltransferase, whose protein sequence is MTENAYLVGLRLAGKKVVVVGGGTVAQRRLPLLVATGADVHVITREATPVVEAIDGITLTLREFRDGDLEGAWYVIAATDDPDVNAAIVAEAEHRHVFCVRADIAREGTAVTPATFEYEGLEVGVLAGGEHRRSAAIRTAIREALQQGLIAVDAADAPGVTKGGVALVGGGPGDPELMTVRGRRLLAHADVVVADRLAPQELLAELSPDVEVIDAAKIPYGRAMAQDAINAVLIERARQGKFVVRLKGGDPFVFARGYEEVIACADAGIPVTVVPGVTSAIAVPALAGVPVTHRGMTHEFVVVSGHVAPDHPESLVNWDALAAMHGTIVLLMAVERIELFAEVLRKGGRPAETPVLVVQHGTTSAQRTLRATLTDAPERIRSEGIRPPAIIVIGAVAGFAG, encoded by the coding sequence GTGACCGAGAACGCCTACCTGGTCGGCCTGCGCCTTGCCGGCAAGAAAGTCGTTGTCGTGGGTGGAGGCACGGTGGCCCAGCGACGGCTGCCGCTGCTGGTCGCCACCGGGGCCGATGTGCACGTCATCACGCGAGAGGCCACCCCGGTCGTGGAGGCCATCGACGGAATCACCCTGACACTGCGCGAGTTTCGCGACGGGGACCTCGAAGGCGCCTGGTATGTGATCGCAGCGACCGACGACCCGGACGTGAACGCGGCGATCGTCGCCGAGGCCGAGCACCGGCACGTGTTCTGCGTGCGCGCCGACATCGCTCGCGAGGGCACGGCCGTCACCCCGGCGACCTTCGAGTACGAGGGCCTCGAGGTCGGTGTCCTGGCCGGCGGCGAGCACCGCCGCTCGGCGGCGATCCGGACCGCCATCCGGGAGGCCCTGCAGCAGGGCCTCATCGCGGTGGACGCCGCCGACGCCCCGGGTGTCACCAAAGGCGGGGTGGCGCTGGTCGGCGGGGGACCGGGCGACCCCGAGCTGATGACGGTGCGCGGCAGGCGGCTGCTCGCGCACGCCGACGTCGTGGTCGCCGACCGGCTCGCGCCGCAGGAACTGCTCGCCGAGCTCTCGCCGGACGTCGAGGTGATCGATGCGGCGAAGATCCCCTACGGACGGGCGATGGCGCAGGACGCGATCAACGCCGTCCTCATCGAGCGAGCCCGGCAGGGCAAGTTCGTGGTGCGGCTCAAAGGCGGCGACCCGTTCGTGTTCGCCCGCGGTTACGAAGAGGTCATCGCGTGCGCCGACGCGGGGATTCCGGTGACCGTCGTCCCCGGTGTGACCAGCGCCATAGCGGTTCCCGCGCTCGCCGGAGTTCCGGTCACCCATCGCGGGATGACGCACGAGTTCGTGGTGGTCAGCGGACATGTCGCGCCGGACCACCCCGAATCGTTAGTGAATTGGGATGCGCTGGCCGCGATGCACGGCACGATCGTGTTGCTGATGGCCGTCGAGCGCATCGAGCTGTTCGCCGAGGTTTTGCGAAAAGGCGGCCGACCTGCAGAGACGCCGGTGTTGGTGGTTCAGCACGGGACGACTTCGGCGCAGCGGACTTTGCGGGCGACGCTGACCGATGCGCCTGAACGGATCCGGTCGGAGGGCATTCGGCCCCCCGCGATCATCGTGATCGGGGCGGTGGCGGGCTTCGCCGGGTAA